A genomic region of Vitis vinifera cultivar Pinot Noir 40024 chromosome 7, ASM3070453v1 contains the following coding sequences:
- the LOC100245485 gene encoding putative pentatricopeptide repeat-containing protein At5g59200, chloroplastic: protein MALAQLGNSTMPCPYASMTFAASLPFSGPSPKPHPNSNSNPKSLKSLDQKQIISLLQRSKHINQVLPIHAQLIRNGHSQDPFMVFELLRSCSKCHAIDYASRIFQYTHNPNVYLYTALIDGFVSSGNYFDAIQLYSRMLHDSILPDNYLMASILKACGSQLALREGREVHSRALKLGLSSNRLVRLRIMELYGKCGELGDARRVFEEMPEDVVASTVMISSYSDQGLVEEAGAVFSRVRRKDTVCWTAMIDGFVRNEEMNRALEAFRGMQGENVRPNEFTIVCVLSACSQLGALEIGRWVHSYMRKFEIELNLFVGNALINMYSRCGSIDEAQTVFDEMKDRDVITYNTMISGLSMNGKSRQAIELFRVMIGRRLRPTNVTFVGVLNACSHGGLVDFGFKIFHSMTRDYGVEPQIEHYGCMVDLLGRVGRLEEAYDLIRTMKMTPDHIMLGTLLSACKMHKNLELGEQVAKVLEDRGQADSGTYVLLSHVYASSGKWKEAAQVRAKMKEAGMQKEPGCSSIEVNNEIHEFLLGDLRHPRKERIYEKLEELNRLLRLEGYHPEKEVVLQDIEDGEKEWALAIHSERLAICYGLISTEPCTVIRVMKNLRVCYDCHSAIKLIAKITRRKVVVRDRNRFHYFENGACSCGDYW, encoded by the coding sequence ATGGCATTGGCCCAATTGGGAAATTCCACCATGCCATGCCCATACGCTTCCATGACTTTTGCTGCCTCACTGCCCTTTTCTGGGCCTTCTCCAAAACCTCatccaaattcaaattcaaacccAAAATCTTTGAAATCCCTCgatcaaaaacaaataatctcACTGTTGCAGAGATCCAAACACATCAACCAAGTCCTCCCAATCCATGCTCAACTCATCAGAAATGGCCATTCCCAAGACCCCTTCATGGTCTTTGAGCTCCTTCGCTCATGCTCCAAGTGCCATGCTATTGACTATGCCTCCAGGATTTTTCAATACACTCACAACCCAAATGTCTATCTCTATACTGCTCTCATTGATGGCTTTGTGTCATCAGGAAACTATTTTGATGCCATTCAGCTGTATTCCAGAATGCTCCATGATTCAATTCTGCCTGATAATTACTTAATGGCCTCCATTTTGAAAGCATGTGGCTCCCAATTGGCTTTGAGGGAAGGGAGAGAGGTCCACAGCCGGGCTTTGAAGCTGGGGTTGAGCTCAAACCGTTTGGTGAGGTTGAGGATCATGGAGTTATACGGAAAATGCGGGGAATTGGGAGATGCACGTCGGGTATTTGAAGAAATGCCTGAAGATGTTGTCGCGTCCACTGTGATGATCTCCTCTTATAGTGATCAGGGACTGGTTGAGGAAGCCGGTGCCGTTTTTAGTCGGGTCAGGAGAAAGGATACGGTTTGTTGGACAGCGATGATTGATGGCTTTGTGAGAAATGAAGAGATGAATAGAGCTTTGGAGGCGTTTAGGGGAATGCAAGGGGAGAATGTGAGGCCTAATGAGTTCACCATTGTTTGTGTGTTATCAGCCTGTTCGCAGTTGGGAGCATTGGAGATTGGGCGATGGGTCCACTCATACATGAGGAAGTTTGAGATTGAGCTCAATCTTTTTGTGGGCAATGCCCTGATTAACATGTATTCACGGTGTGGAAGCATAGATGAAGCACAAACAGTGTTTGATGAGATGAAAGATCGTGATGTCATCACTTACAATACCATGATTTCTGGACTTTCCATGAATGGGAAGAGCAGACAAGCTATTGAATTGTTTCGGGTAATGATTGGGCGAAGGCTTAGACCAACTAATGTTACCTTTGTTGGTGTCCTAAATGCATGCAGTCATGGAGGTTTGGTTGATTTCGGATTCAAGATATTTCATTCCATGACAAGAGATTACGGGGTTGAACCACAGATTGAGCACTATGGATGCATGGTTGATCTTCTTGGTCGGGTTGGTCGCCTTGAGGAGGCTTATGACTTAATTAGAACGATGAAGATGACACCAGACCATATTATGTTGGGGACTTTGCTAAGTGCTTGTAAAATGCATAAGAACCTTGAATTAGGTGAGCAGGTTGCAAAAGTATTGGAGGATCGTGGACAGGCAGATTCAGGAACTTATGTTCTGTTGTCACATGTATATGCTTCATCTGGGAAATGGAAAGAGGCAGCACAAGTGAGAGCAAAGATGAAGGAGGCTGGAATGCAGAAGGAACCTGGTTGCAGTTCCATTGAAGTGAACAATGAGATTCATGAGTTCCTTTTGGGAGACCTAAGACACCCACGGAAGGAAAGAATTTATGAAAAGTTGGAGGAGTTGAACCGACTACTAAGACTGGAAGGATACCATCCAGAGAAGGAGGTAGTTTTGCAGGATATTGAAGATGGAGAAAAGGAATGGGCTTTAGCAATACACAGTGAGAGGCTTGCCATATGCTATGGCCTAATTTCGACTGAACCATGTACCGTGATACGGGTCATGAAGAATCTAAGAGTATGCTATGACTGCCACTCAGCTATCAAACTCATTGCTAAAATTACCAGGAGAAAGGTTGTGGTGAGAGATCGGAATCGGttccattattttgaaaatggggCTTGTTCTTGTGGAGATTATTGGTGA